The Candidatus Eremiobacteraceae bacterium genome contains the following window.
CCTGACGCCGGGTGCTGACCTTCGCGCCGGATCGGCCCGAGCGCAGTTTGCCTTGTTTCATCTCCCGCACCGCCCGCTCCACGTCTTGCGACGCCTTCGGGCCGTACTTGCGGGTCTTTTTCCGTGCTGCCATGGTGATCTGCATCTCCTTATGAACCGTTTGCGGCTTGATCATTGTATTGCCAAACGCCCACGCCCGTCAAACCCGGCCGGGTAGGCGCCCGCCCCGACTATCATGAAGCCACGCGCCCACCCGGCAATGAGGTACGGCCCACGTTAACGGTCCTGCGTGAAGCCTGGGAAGGCTGGAATCGCCATCATACGCCGCACCTGGCGGCGGCGCTTTCATTCTACCTCGCATTCTCGCTCGCTCCGCTGCTCGTGATCGCCATCGCGATCACCGGGCTGGTCATCGGTCCCAAATTGGCGGCCCAAGACGTTCTCGGGCCGCTCGCGGCGTTCATCGGCACGTCGGGTGCGCGTTTTCTCGGGAACTTGGTCAACGGCCTCAGCCGCCCGGCGCCGAACATCGTGGCGGCAAGCCTCGGCATCGCCGCGCTGATCTTCGGCGCCAGCGGTGCGTTCACGCAGCTGCAGGACGCGCTCAACATCGTGTTCGATGCGCAGGCGCGGTCGGCGAACGTGTGGCGCATCTTCCAGGTGCGATTTCTCGGGTTCTTCATGGCGCTCGTCATCGGCATGCTGGTGCTCGCCCTGCAGCTTCTCAACGCCTTCCTCTCGGCCTTCGCGCGCGGTACCCCGGATGTCATCCGCATCGGGCTTGTTGAAACCGCTGGCGTGCTGCTGTCGCTGCTCGTCATCAGCGGCGTGTTCACGCTGCTCTTCCGCTACGTGCCCGACGCGCGCGTCGCGTGGCGCGACGCGCTGGTCGGCGGCCTGTGTACGGGCTTGCTGTTCCTCCTCGGACAG
Protein-coding sequences here:
- a CDS encoding YihY/virulence factor BrkB family protein; this encodes MYCQTPTPVKPGRVGARPDYHEATRPPGNEVRPTLTVLREAWEGWNRHHTPHLAAALSFYLAFSLAPLLVIAIAITGLVIGPKLAAQDVLGPLAAFIGTSGARFLGNLVNGLSRPAPNIVAASLGIAALIFGASGAFTQLQDALNIVFDAQARSANVWRIFQVRFLGFFMALVIGMLVLALQLLNAFLSAFARGTPDVIRIGLVETAGVLLSLLVISGVFTLLFRYVPDARVAWRDALVGGLCTGLLFLLGQWGVSVYVGYSALGSIHGAAAAALIILTWLYYSSAVVFFGAELTRAYALHRSQRDLPGLAAD
- a CDS encoding DUF6496 domain-containing protein encodes the protein MIKPQTVHKEMQITMAARKKTRKYGPKASQDVERAVREMKQGKLRSGRSGAKVSTRRQAIAIGLSEARKEGAKLPPAPPRKRKK